One part of the Humulus lupulus chromosome 9, drHumLupu1.1, whole genome shotgun sequence genome encodes these proteins:
- the LOC133800343 gene encoding protein NRT1/ PTR FAMILY 8.1-like, which translates to MEEEGDNLYTKDGTLDIFKKPANKKKTGSWRACNFILGNQCMERLAYYGMSSSLMNYLETSLNQGNVSAANNITNWNGTSNLTPLLGAFLADTYFGKYWTIAAFSIVNVLGMTLLTMSASISALKPPCDPNTGYCHPTPAQTTVCFVALYMVALGSGATRPCVASFGADQFDKTDQMERRNQNSFFNWFYVARNFGMLFGTSLLVWVQMNIGQSWEFGFPALAMAIGVGFFLLGSRKYRLLESQGGFPTKIFQVIFASFRKLSVRVPSDNSLLYETNEDDHDEDSLLEDLLVKVTFKLEHTDELRFFDKAAIEIPSDRSLNGQRNPWTLCTVTQVEELKSIIRLLPIWGCGMVFAIVVSQMSAMFILQGNKMDPHMTSNFKVPLASSLAFFNALGVIVGTLIYDRLVVPCVKRFTGCEQGFTHLQRIGVGIAISVFAMASAGVLEVFRLKIVKDKDCYEVEYVPISIFWQVPQYSLIGFAEVFTFIGEYAFFYDEAPHSMRSFCSALFLTTSAGGNFLSTLLVSTVTKITTRNGKLGWIPDNLNRGHLDYFFWLLAIISLLNFISYLWIAKRYTYKKIIGQCD; encoded by the exons ATGGAAGAAGAAGGTGACAATCTTTATACAAAAGATGGGACACTTGACATTTTCAAAAAGCCAGCTAATAAGAAGAAGACTGGAAGTTGGAGAGCATGCAACTTTATTCTAG GGAATCAGTGTATGGAAAGGCTAGCATATTATGGGATGAGCTCAAGTTTGATGAACTACTTAGAGACATCGCTAAACCAAGGGAATGTGAGTGCAGCCAATAATATCACAAATTGGAATGGAACCAGCAATCTCACGCCCTTGCTTGGTGCCTTTTTAGCTGATACCTACTTTGGAAAATACTGGACTATTGCTGCCTTCTCAATCGTTAATGTCCTT GGCATGACACTGTTAACAATGTCTGCTTCAATCAGTGCCCTAAAACCCCCATGCGACCCCAACACCGGTTACTGCCACCCAACTCCGGCACAAACCACTGTATGCTTTGTTGCTCTGTACATGGTGGCACTTGGTTCTGGGGCTACCAGGCCCTGCGTCGCATCGTTTGGGGCTGATCAATTCGACAAAACCGATCAAATGGAGAGGAGGAACCAAAATTCTTTCTTCAATTGGTTCTACGTGGCACGCAACTTTGGAATGCTGTTTGGTACTTCTTTATTGGTATGGGTTCAAATGAACATCGGGCAGAGTTGGGAATTTGGATTCCCAGCCTTGGCCATGGCTATTGGGGttggatttttcttgctgggtAGTCGGAAATATCGTCTTCTGGAATCCCAAGGAGGCTTTCCTACGAAGATTTTTCAGGTTATTTTTGCATCTTTTCGAAAACTCAGTGTTAGGGTTCCTTCTGATAATTCTCTTCTATATGAGACTAATGAGGATGATCATGATGAAGATTCATTGTTGGAGGATCTTCTTGTGAAAGTAACGTTCAAGCTCGAACATACTGATGAGTTAAG GTTCTTCGATAAGGCAGCTATTGAAATCCCAAGCGACCGGAGCCTAAATGGGCAAAGAAACCCATGGACACTGTGCACAGTTACTCAAGTGGAGGAGCTGAAATCCATCATCAGGCTTCTTCCAATATGGGGATGTGGAATGGTCTTCGCCATAGTGGTTAGCCAAATGAGTGCCATGTTCATTCTACAAGGCAATAAGATGGACCCTCACATGACCTCAAACTTCAAAGTTCCATTGGCATCGTCTCTCGCCTTCTTCAACGCCCTTGGTGTCATAGTTGGAACTCTAATATACGATCGACTCGTTGTCCCTTGCGTCAAAAGATTCACCGGTTGCGAACAAGGCTTCACCCATCTTCAACGCATAGGCGTTGGCATTGCCATCTCTGTCTTTGCCATGGCCAGTGCTGGGGTTCTAGAGGTTTTTCGGTTGAAAATTGTCAAGGACAAGGACTGCTATGAAGTCGAGTATGTTCCCATTTCGATTTTCTGGCAAGTTCCTCAGTATTCTCTTATTGGGTTTGCTGAGGTTTTCACTTTCATTGGGGAATATGCGTTTTTCTATGATGAGGCTCCTCATTCCATGAGGAGTTTTTGTTCTGCTCTTTTCTTGACAACCAGTGCAGGAGGCAATTTCTTGAGTACTTTACTTGTGTCCACTGTGACAAAAATTACCACAAGAAATGGAAAGCTAGGTTGGATTCCGGATAACTTGAATAGAGGTCATCTTGATTATTTTTTCTGGCTGTTAGCCATTATTAGTCTTCTCAACTTCATTTCTTATCTCTGGATTGCCAAACGATATACTTATAAGAAGATCATAGGGCAATGTGATTGA